gcaaactacttagacaGAGTTGCAtgtttaaaaaactaatagaaataaatatataaagaaagatctacaaaattttgtgaaatttatCTATATaggatttagtttttttttttttttaaggaaaatgatCAATCATCTAAGCCCAATTAGGTTAACCAATTCATTGGTTACTCAATCAATTCATACAAGTTGATTTCAGTTTACATAAcaaaaagattaaatttaaatcaaattgattattgAATCGATTCCTAATGAAACTAGTTGGATTCGCCAATCTTAGTTTTCTCTAACTATGTTCTAAACATaatcattatttaattttatttatttaactaataAATTCTAACTTAATAATATTTGAATCACTTACATAATTgagatttttaatttaaattaaaattaaagttaaataaaaatgatatatttatgaaaatattaattatatgacaTTGTTTAAATCAATTcgtttaaaaataagaaaataaaaaatttgtataagataaataataaagaatataattagcgCATTAAATGATATAAACACTGAAATTTCTTAAATAGTAAACCGAACCATATTTGTCCAAAACGCACAGTAGCATGTCATCCACTTATTTCGCGCCACAAACTGAAGGCGCACATTGCGCTTCTAATTTTCTATATAAGCAATTGGCCTCTTTTCCACTAACATTTACATAAGCTCTGTCTGCTTTCACTTGATCTCGCCGGAATGACCGACGGTCACCTCTTCAACAATATCTCCCTCGGTGGCCGTGGAGGCACCgtaagctctctctctctctctctctctctctctctctctcgtcgcTCTTCTTCTCTCGTTTCTGTTTATCGGCTAACCATATCATAGCTTTGTGGTTCTCAGTGATGAGACGAGCTCATTTTTTGTGCAATTTTTGATCCCTAGTTTCTTAAAAACCTTACCGTTTGTTTTGTTGGTATAATTGTTATTTTTATTGGTTTGATTACTAGGAATTACAAGGCGCAATGGATGAATGATTAGGAATTTGTGTTTTGTGCATTTTAAGATTATGCTTTTTGAAACCTAATTTTCTCTTTCTATGCTTTACTTGGGATCTTTTGTGCTGGGTCGTAGTTTGAGAGTTTGTCGGAGATTGGATGAGTGATTGGTGATTTATGATTGTTGTCTAATGATTTGTGCTTTTTAAACCCTAATTTTCCTTCGAAAACCTAATTATCTTCCTTCTGTTGGGTTAGGTGCAGTTTTTCCCTGGTTTTGGTTGCTAAAGTATTAGTGGGATATCGTatcaatgcttttttttttttttttttttaattcttattattATGCTTCTTGCAACTCAAATTGTGTTTTTAGCAAAGTTTGTTGATTACTAAGAAAATGTAGGAGGAATGTGAACTAGCAATTTTATGGCTCTCCTTTCATCATTTAAAACCTGATTATGGAATGTGATGTAATTTATCAAATTGACACTGTAATTTTGTGATTTTGGTTGTATTGATTTCTGGGGATTATGAGGGAAGAAGTGTCATTGTGCAAAGTAGTAATGGGATAAAAATACATATTCAATCACTTATTGTGAATTTTACCTGTTAACATGTCTAATTACCTATAAAATGCTACAATAGGAAAAACATCCTGCAATCATTTGTTTGTGGTCTCTTTCTTTATTCatctcttcttccttttgtgcACTCCAAAACACATTTTATAGTCTGTAATTTGTTTGGCTTGTTTGACCGACTTTCAAGTTTGGCCTATGTGATTCTTGAAATCTAATGTAATTAGCTTAGATAAGTTTTCTGATTGCAACCGTCTTCTCTACTTGTCTTGCATTATACTGAGACCTAATTTATTGAATTTGCTGTATATTTTCAATTCAAATTTGCACTTTTTGGTTCCCTTTAAATACATCCCCAAAAGCAGAAAACTAGAATCTCATAAATGTGGTTTATTTGGTCAAATTATGAAATACAGAACCCTGGGCAGCTTAAGTTACATTCGGGGGGTATTCTATGGAAGAAACTGGGGGGTGGTAAAGCAGTTGAAGTTGATAAAGCTGATGTTATAGGAGTGACATGGATGAAGGTGCCAAGGACAAATCAACTTGGTGTTCGAATCAAAGATGGGTTGTACTACAAATTCACAGGATTCCGGGACCAGGTCTCCTCTTCTCCCTCTCTCGCATGTTATTCTTATTATTACTGGGTTGGAAGTTACTTGACTTCTAAATTCTTCTCTATCTTACTATATGCACCTTTTATTTGTATGGAAATGCATGCAATTTATGATCATTTTTTTTCAAATCTGTATTCCATGGAAACTGCTTTAGGACTTGCCTTAACAAGCTGATGATAATTAATTTCTTGCTATGTGGATTCATTAACTTCTCACCTCTCATCACATTTAATTTTTGCATGTATGATGTATACATCTTTTGGATTCTCACAGATACCACCTTAGAACTAAGTCAATAACAGAACAAAGATTGCTTCTTATTGTCTCATGGACCTGATTCTCACCTGATGCAGCTTGCAGTTATCATTTTATGGAGCTCTTTTGGCTTTTCCCCTGATCAATCTAGCATAGGATGTTCATAACTCCCAATGCTGATTTTCTTTTCTCATTCTGATCTTTTAGGACCTTTCAAACTTGTTCAATTTTTTCCAAAGCAATTGTGGAATAGCACCAGAAGAGAAGCAACTTTCAGTTAGTGGCCGTAACTGGggagatgttgatttaaatggttAGTAATTTTTTGCCCCATTATTTTCTTAGGCTGATTtagttacaatttttcccccttttgctcttttagtttctttataaactTTGTTCCATATGATGGTTAGTAGCTTCTTTAATTTGAACAATTTCTTCTATTGATTACTTGTATGGCTGTTACCAGGAAATATGCTTACCTTTCTGGTTGGTTCAAAGCAAGCATTTGAGGTATCTTTAGCAGATGTCTCACAAATGCAGTTGCAAGGAAAAAATGATGTCATATTGGAGTTCCACGTGGATGATACAACTGGAGCTAATGAGGTTTGCTTGTATTAGTTATGCTTCTCATTCCTGTGGTGCAACATTTTGTATATATTGTTCCATGGTTATGTACCGGGAACACTTTACCAAACTTTGTTTGACTTGCTAATCGCAACAAGATTGCAATTAGTGACAAATGGGAAATCATTTATCGATTTGAGCTTTCTCATTTAATCATGAGGTTATTATTTCCTAAGTATATTGGTGTATGCTTACAGAAAGATTCATTGATGGAGATGAGTTTTCACATACCTGGTAACAACACCCAATTTGTTGGTGATGAAAACCGACCTCCTGCTCAGGTAAGTTATTTGtttcttatttttgttttatatgcTCTGTGTCTCCCCCTCTTAATTTTTCCCCCTTAATAGAAGTAGAATTTTGTTAATAGAATTGTCAGTAGAAAGCATTTATATGCTCTGTCTTTCTACTGATTTATTGACCATCAACTTTGTACAAGGTTTTCCGAGACAAAATTTTGTCAATGGCAGATGTTGATCCTGGTGGTGAAGAAGCTGTTGTTACATTTGATGGTGTTGCTATCCTGACACCAAGGTAGAAACCATGGGAGATGCATGCACACACACACAAACTCACTTACCAAGATGGCTACTTGGAAGACAAGCACAAGACATACACATGCCTTTGGATTTTGTTGCATTTCACATGCTGATCTGTTGATATTACTTTCTAATTTTTGTATGAATATTTTCTTTATGTAGGGGTCGGTACAATGTTGAACTTCATCTGTCATTCTTGCGACTCCAAGGACAGGCCAATGATTTCAAAATTCAGTACAGCAGTGTTGTTCGCCTATTTTTGCTTCCAAAGGTTATTTTTCCCCAGCCATAGTGGCactgttattgttgttgttgttgttgttgttgatgatgatgatgatgaaactACTGATGACAGTTTTCAATCACATCTGCCTGTTCTCTATTTTTGTAATTCAGGTTGTGGTTCTCTTGGTTGCTGTTGAGTCATTTGCAAAAATGTTCTTGGACAACCTGTTCTCAGTGAAAATCTcatgaacttttttttttctacagtCTAACCAGCCACATACTTTTGTTATTGTTAGTCTTGACCCTCCTATCCGTAAGGGGCAAACTTTGTATCCACACATTGTGTTGCAGGTATCTATTGTTGCATTCGATTTGATTTTGTTGTAATTGTTTTTCTTTGATGCACTTATTATTCATTCTTCCATTTCTTATAGTTTGATACTGACAATGTGGTCCAAAACACTTTGTCAATTAATGAAGACATTTTGAACACAAAGTACAAGGACAAATTAGAAGCATCTTATAAGGTAATAATTACACCTATTAATGTTTTATTTTGTGGTTTAGACAGCTGCAAATACATTGTATATTTAAACCTAAAAAGAGTGACTTGCGAATTTGTTCACAAAATTGAAGTGTCTTCTGTGATGTATTGTTCATCAAACAGGGACTCATTCATGATGTTTTCACAACGATATTGCGGGGCTTGTCTGGTGCTAAAGTAACTAAGCCAGGAAAATTCCGTAGCTGTCAAGATGGTTATGCAGTGAAGTCATCACTGAAAGCTGAAGATGGCCTCCTATATCCACTTGAgaaaagcttcttcttcttgcccAAACCTCCAACTCTTATTCTTCATGAGGAGGTACAATGTTTTTATTTAAGTCGTGCACATCTGTTGTCTCTGATATGGTGCTTTAATAGGAATATAAGGGGTATTTGTTTTATTTTGACCTGTGCCTAATATTTCCCCTTTTATTCATATATACAAGATTGATTATGTTGAATTTGAGAGGCATGCAGCTGGTGGGTCAAATATGCATTACTTTGATCTTCTTATAAGACTCAAAACTGAGCAAGAGCATCTGTTCCGAAACATCCAGAGAAATGAATATCACAATCTTTTTGACTTCATCAGGTCTGTTGCTTTCTCATCTATGTGCATGGCATGTTTTTGCTTTCATTATTCTATAGCATTACCTTTCATTTGTCCATATAGTGGGAAGGGTCTGAAGATTATGAACCTGGGTGATATGCAAACCACAAATGGAGTGGCTGCTGTTCTCCAGAATGAAGACGATGATGCTGTTGACCCACATCTTGAGCGCATTAGGAATGAAGCTGGAGATGAGAGTGATGAAGAGgtgaaatttttaattaatatttgaagTTACTGAATTGAAATTGGTGGGAAGCATTTTTTATTACATGTTAAGTGTACATGTGTATATGTTATTACACAGACACTCTCAATCCATCTGTTTCCGCATCACTTTGTATGGTTACATGTGCATCCTCTAGTTGTTTTGAGTTCTAGCATCTTTAGACGCTAATGGCATGAATCTAATTTTTAATAGGATGAAGATTTTGTTGCTGACAAAGATGATGAAGGCTCTCCTACTGATGATTCTGGAGAGGAAGAATCTGATGCTAGTGAAAGTGGACTTGAGAAAAAGGCAagctattttatattaatttcgcTTTGCACTTTATTTAAAAGAACTTGTTAGATGATATCTGTTATAACGCAACATCAAATGAATTGCTAATTTCAGAAGCCCATGAAAAAGGAATCTACAAAAGAGCCCTCATCTTCTAAGGGAGCATCTAAGAGGAGATCCAAAGATGGAAATGAGGATGCATCCAAGAAGAaaaaacagaagaagaagaaggatccAAATGCACCAAAGAAGGCAATGTCTGGTTTCATGTTCTTCTCGCAAATGGAAAGAGAGGTAGGCTTCAAACTCTTCTTTTGAATGAAATGGAAAAGTAGTTTTATGCTGCATTCTTGGATATGCTGTTGATCTTGTGGTGTTGATTGATAACAGAATGTGAAGAGAAATAATCCTGGAATTGCTTTTGGGGAGGTTGGAAAAGTTCTTGGAGACAGGTGGAAACAATTGTCAGGTAACATTTTTTAGGCTTCACTTTGCGCTTCtatcctttttcttttacttattAATCATATGTTATTAACGATATCAAATATATTTTTGCAGCGGAGGAGAAAGAACCGTATGAAGCAAAGGCTCGAGCAGATAAAAAGCGATATAATGATGAAGTCAGTGGCTACAGGAACCCTCAGTCGGTGAACGTAGACTCAGGGAATGAATCTGATCGTGCATAGATAGTAATAATATTTTCTCAATTTTAAGGCTTAGGGAATTAATCCTGGCCTTCTCTGTTAAAAACTATTAGTGTATTTTAGATTTTATGTCGATGGATGGTAGAATTTCTGACATATTTCGCTTGTTTATTTATATGGATCTGTTTCTGATTGGTATGAtggctttcctttttttttttttcatggcaatgaaatgagcatttgagaatgggCTAATGCCTGCTGTGCATGTAAAttaggtattttttttttcttttgaaaaaagAAACAGTTATTCAATTATTGAGAGTGTACGTGAGAATAGTGGACTTAGTATCTTACTATCACTGTGGCGAGTGAATATGATACCATACGATTGTGATAGAACTACCCTGCGATGGCAGACACCGAGGCCACATCACCCATCGGAGCAACAGCTTGGAGACGTTGGCAGATCTAATTTAAAAAAGAGTAGTCGATTGATTTTTtaacatatataaaattaaattgctcatttgtataaattatttgaatttagtagttttttttctacataaaaatattgattaaattaatttaattttaaaatcaatttaaaagctttattttttatttgcagAACTTTTATGACTctagaaaattattattattattattattaaatcccGCGCTGATTGGAGAAATGGGCGTAATTGCCTATCAAAAGGAACCTTGAATGCCTTATCTTCGCAAGAAGCAATCCTCACCTCGCAAGAAAACTTGTATTAAATCTAGATTTTGATcttttatatgaaaaaaaaaaaaaaattgttccaTGTAGGAAGGAAATAAAACTAAAATGAATAATGTCTAAAATTAATCACTTACTGATAGTCTTATTCATTTACAATATTAAgcatttaaatttttcttaagaaaaagaaattttttttttctcttttagtgTTCCCAAACAAAAATCCATCAAATCAGTCTAAAATATCATTACATCTAAGAAATTATTTGGTGTATCTGTTGTATTTACAAGAGAGATACAAGTAAaacataaattattatatttcaaaataaatacaaaaaataaaaaaatataagaaaatgaaagtaggtaggaaaatataatacatacataataaattaaattaaaaaaagggGGAAAAGAATGGGCAAATGAAATTTTGAACTTCCAAAACTTGTTCCACTTCCCATGTCTCTCTTCCATCTAAATTTAGTTTCCAACATTTCAGGCTCCATGCACATGTAAATATGCATGCCCTCTCCATCACTTCATCAGGATCCTCAATTTCAAGATGATTAGATAGAGACTAATTTAACATTTTTGGCCAGGGAAGCAATCCAGTGCCCCTGCATAGCGTGTCATTTTAGTAGCACGCGCTCCAGGCATGGCATGGATCATGTATTCATCGTTTGGCCTCGTCTTTAAATTTGGTTGCCCAGACTGAACAAAGTAGGCTCCATTCATAAATAGATCACCTTCTGATCTCCATATCCAGTTCCTCCATTCAGCTTCTGTGGCATAGTCCCTCTTGGTCACCTATATATATAATCCGAATTGCACAAATGATTCAATGTTACGTAGATGgattaaagaaaatgaagaaattgTAATATGGATTATTAACCTCCTTCAGATAAAGGTTGTCTGGGGCAATAAAGCGGTTGCCCTGGCTAATAATGGTAGGGTGCATGCTACCACCAATGGCATACAGCTGCCAGTGTGTATAGTCATTGTTAACTACATGGAAGAAGCCCCATCTGCATCTCGGCATTCTCTGCACTAATCCCTGACCAAAATGGTTGAATGCAACTGTTACTTGCATAAATTGATCACCTGAGAAGCTGTCGCTTGCACCCAACAAGATTACCTGCAcacccacacacacacacacatatatatatatatatatcataaataACTTCATTATTTCGCCAATTTGGAATAGCCTGATTTGTCTTTTGAAGGGTGTGGAGAGCTTTTGATTTTAAGTCTCCTCATCTGCCTATTCTAAGAATAGAACTTAGGAAAGATTTTAAAATTTGATCGACTTAGTTGAGTGTGCATCTAATTAATAATATCTAGGTTTCCCAAGTGTGTGTTTGTGTTTATTATGAAATGTAAATATGCTTACATCGTTGTGGTGGGTAAAATGGGAATTTGAAATGGTAATTGCAGTGGATCCCTGAATTGCATCAATGAGACCATCCTGGCACCTAGACATAGAAACATGATCAATCCAAATATTTGTGGATCCAAAGATGGAAATGCCATCCCCATCACTCGGTGTCCTGATTCCAAAATGGTCAGGGGAATCCCTAATCATGCCACCGTCAGCAGCACAAATATGGTGGATATGCAGTCCATGAATGATGACATTACTCACAAATTGAATGGTAATCCCAGCACCATAAGCAATGTGCACATTAGCTCCCCGCCCATCAATGGTCTTATTATTATTCACGAGAAGCTCTTTTGACAACTTAATGTTCATATCATTAGCAAAAATGATCCACAATGGCTCCTTTTGGATCACTGCATGGCGCAAAGTCCCTACCTTAGGCTCCAAAACATTGTCGTCAGTGCAATCAGTGACCACGTAAATTTCTCCAGCTTTTCCTCCAGTGGTTCTGCGGCCGAAACCAAGGGCACATCTTGCAAGACGTTTACGGCGTGTGTCCCAGTTGGGTCTGCACCTCCAACAACGATCAATTGGGTTGGTTGTGTGGCATGGACCTTTATACAGGGTCTTTCCTTGCCTCAGGTTCCTCCTGGAGCTGTTGTTATTCTCTGTCCCCATATCAATATGATTATCAGCAGTGCTGTTTGTTGCGGTATCAACAAAGCCTTCATTCTCGTTGTTATCTTCCATATCATCATCATCAGAGTCCACCACAGTGCCATTTTTTCCATCGTCCCTGCATGCACCAATCATCATAACTGTAAGTTCAATACAGAAACCTGTCTCTGAGACAATTGAATCATTTCTAAGGCTTAGGAATGGCAATGCGTCTGGTCGGCGGCTGGGGATTGCTCCGCCCGTCCCACCCCACAGAGAAACCATAGTATATTATTATCGGGGTTTCACCCCGCGGGTTAGGAAACAATTGCCTTCCTCACTAAGGATGTATGGTCTTAAATAAAGCAACATAGAAGAAAACGAAGATATTAGATTAATTACTGGTTAACTTGAGCGTCTAATTCTTCTGCGACTAGTAAAGGGTCTGGTATATAAGACTCCATCATATTTTTCTTAGCTTCCTCCTTTCTTTTCTGCCAGACCTCATCATTGTAGTAACCAGTGTCTGCTTCTAGCAATGGAATAATAGCAGCAAAAGCAAACACAAAGATCAACACCAACTTAGTAGCCACCTCCATATCAAAGAATTTGTATTTCTTAttttcttgctttttttttttgatttgtCTTTATTTATGATCTGAAAAACTAAACAAGCTAGGCAATAGATCAAGGTCTAGGGTTGAACCATGAACAGTTGGTGCAAATGAAGATGTGTTCAGACCCACATTAGACCAAAAATGAAGTAAAGTAAACTATATATCGGAATATAGCCAAGGCTCGGCTGCCTGATGGTTTATAAGGTTCATAGTTTGTGTTTAAGTATCATCCTAACAAAGACTATGCGTAGAAAGTGGATAACCATGTAATTAATGGTCTTTGGCAAAGTAATTTATGGTCTAAATTATAAGACCCTAATGCCACCACACAACACAAGCtatattcttctttctttattttgATCATCactattttctttttgttttgacAGATGCTCATGACATTAACCTCAGAATTTGTAGGAATAACATCCAATAGTAAGCTTGGATTGCTCATGTGCTCATATTCTTCGACGATTCCTTTAGTATAACAAGCCAcctattttcctttttttaaatTTGGTCTATCGTGAATTTAAGATGCGAAAAAACTTATATATACCTGATTCATCATAAATttaagatacaaatatatgagttttatatattaataatgttTATTGCCTAGATAATGGATCAAGTCTAGGCAAAAATTTATCAAAAGATACAATATATACTGAAATCTATATACAAAATGAATAtcacatatttatatttaaaatttatgataaatCAAATTTAGATAAGTTTTTTCCTTTATATACTATTCAGTATAAATTTAATTGCCTATAATTACATGGAATTGTTTAATTAATAAGTGTGTTTACTCTCCTCTTGACTAGTTTATTTTTCACATTAAgcctaattcattaggtatgaatAGCAGTATAAATGAGTCAAGCTGCTCGAAGTTCGGCTTGATAAAAACTCGGCTCGGTTCGACTTATTTAGAAAATGAGTTGAGTTCGAGTTCAATTTTTAGACTCGTTTAATAAATAAGTCGAGCTCAAATTTCATAGTATTTGGCTCGTTAAGGCTTGCGAGCTAAGATCACAAGTAAGCTCGTTAAATAGGCTCGTGAACAAGCTagtttgtaaaaatatttatattagttattatatttattatattatagatatttattattttatttatgaatgttctaaaaataatatattgtttaaaattatgatataatcaatatataatatataaaatgtattattaaatataattatttataatttaaatataatattttatgaaaattaagtttatatatatatatatatatatatatatatgaaagctaATCAAAATTATGTAGTTTAAACTCTGTATTGCTAAATCTAAAAGTCACTTTGTAAATGAGTTTGAGCTATTTGCAAATTGCTCAAAAGTCAGTTCGATAAAAAGCTTAGTTAGTTCGTTTGTTTAGAGCTTGTTTTCTAAACAAACTAAGTTTGAGTTTATAGATATTCGACTCAAACTCGATATGAGTCATGTTTGAGTTTGGAAAAAATTTTGACGAACCAAGTTTAAACTCTTCAAAACTCAATTCGAGTCAATTGATTTACATCCCTAGGTATGAGAAATGGTATGATGTTGAATGTTGAGAATGACTAAATAAAATGGGGTGTTGCAGGGTCCCGTGTGAAGAAGAGCGAGTGATGAATTAGTTGCTACAATGTGTCGTTGGAGCTGTTATGAAGTTGTTACGTGAGTGTTGTTCGTTAAGCCACTGGCACAAGAGTGGTTATTGTACTATAATAGTCGTAATTCTTCTGTTGTAAATCATTTTGATTCTGATGTTGAATGAATACGATtcctctctgatttctttttttatggcttcttccctttttttttttttctgattttcTCCCCTGTATTCTTTCTTATTCTTCTTGGATTTCTCTATTTCTTCTCTAAATCATATTTATTGGTTCCCCATCTTATGGAACCTAACACTTGAAGTGGTGGCCTATGGAGTGGTGGCTCATGAGTGGTGGCCTAGGCCCATTGTGTAAGGATAGGTGGTCCAATGTGTAGGGTGCTAGCCCTGACCAATGTGACCATGACCAACATAGCTGTGACCAACGAAGACGTTGGTTCTCCAAGCATGGGGTATTGTTACGATCCCATATTACTAACGAACAACTTTGTTGAGAGGTTAATAAGTCCCTAGGTACCTTTCCCTTGCAAGTCGGTTTTCAAAGGTAAGTTCTACCTAGGTGGCCTGTCTTCATATGTTTCAACCTCTGCGACTAGTGGTGCACAACAGTTCATATCAATAGTGCTCCAGAAAATAGGATAAAGGTAGCCACTTTGCATTTGGAGGGGAAGGCTATCAAATGGCATCAGGGGTTTTTTAAGATGAGTGGCAATGATGCATACGTGAGTTAGGAAGAGTATGTCAGGGCTTCGGGTGCAAGGTTTGGTTGTCATGCGTTTGATGACCCACTGGCAAAATTGAGGAATCTAAGGCAAACAGAGTCATTGCAAGAATATCTTGATGCCTTTGATGAATTGTACCCAAAGGTAGGTATAACAGAAAAGCAAACTTTATCCTTTTTCCTTTTGGGAATGAGTGATGAATTGCAGATGCCCATACATATGTTAGGTGAAGGCAAATTACTGTTGCTACTATATAATAAAAGCCTAAAATTACAACCAAATTACTTACAACCATTgttaattctttcaattctgattttcataAGCCAACATTCTCTACCATAACATAAAATACTAGTTCCAATAAACCAAATATAGTTCACAAAGATTAGTCTGGTTTACTGCTTGCACCTAACATACCTCGACTGCCCATGACTCCAAGATTCCTTGGCACTTTAACTAGCAAAGATATAAATGAAAAGAGGGCTAAGAACATTTTTATTGCTGTGATGAGAAATATGCACCTAGGCATAAATGCAAGAAAAGGCAAGTTTATGTGTTGCAACTAAAAGAAATGATTGAAGAGGAATTGAAGGTAGCATTAGATGAAAATGAGGGTGTGAAAGATATAGTACAAGAAGGGCACTTTCTTTAAATGCAATGTGGGGTTCTGGTGGAAATCAAATAATGATGTTGAAAGGGAATCATGGTAGGAAGAGGTTACATGTATTGGCAGATACATGAAGTACTCATAACTTCCCTAGTGAGAGGTTGGTGAAGTAATTACAGTGTGCTGTTACTAAAGTTTATGGTATTTGGGTGGAGATAGCAAATGGGAATGTGTTGAAATGTGAAGCATTGTGTAAGGATTTCCAGTGGACTATGCAAAACCAGAAGTTTGCAGCTGATGTTTATATATTACCATTGGAAAGTTATGATCTTATTTTGGGAATTCAATGGTTGAGAACACTTCGTGATATTAAGAGGAATTTTTTTGCACACACTATGGATTTTAAATTGCAGGGATCAAACCATTCTTTGAAGGGAGAGCATTTTTTTTATGCCCAATGAAAGTCTTAATGCTTTTCATGTGCATCATTTTAATTGGCCTTTCTTGCAACAGGAAGAGAACAGAGCATGTTTTTCTCAATTGTATACTGTTAATGTTTCGCAATACAAGTGGAAAAAGTTAAAAAACTTGTTGCAGCGATATTATGATATTTTTTAGGAACCTCAGGGCCTTCCACCATAAAGGTCACATGATCATAGGATATTGCTTAAGCATGGATCACAACTAGTAAATAGTAATCCTTATCAATATGCTTTCGAATAGAAATCTGCTATTGAAGAGATGAttaatgattatgttgaagtctGGGGTCATTCGAAACAATAATAGCCTTTATGCACGTCCTGAAGTGTTGGTAAAAA
The Hevea brasiliensis isolate MT/VB/25A 57/8 chromosome 18, ASM3005281v1, whole genome shotgun sequence genome window above contains:
- the LOC110653872 gene encoding probable pectate lyase 19, which translates into the protein MEVATKLVLIFVFAFAAIIPLLEADTGYYNDEVWQKRKEEAKKNMMESYIPDPLLVAEELDAQVNQDDGKNGTVVDSDDDDMEDNNENEGFVDTATNSTADNHIDMGTENNNSSRRNLRQGKTLYKGPCHTTNPIDRCWRCRPNWDTRRKRLARCALGFGRRTTGGKAGEIYVVTDCTDDNVLEPKVGTLRHAVIQKEPLWIIFANDMNIKLSKELLVNNNKTIDGRGANVHIAYGAGITIQFVSNVIIHGLHIHHICAADGGMIRDSPDHFGIRTPSDGDGISIFGSTNIWIDHVSMSRCQDGLIDAIQGSTAITISNSHFTHHNDVILLGASDSFSGDQFMQVTVAFNHFGQGLVQRMPRCRWGFFHVVNNDYTHWQLYAIGGSMHPTIISQGNRFIAPDNLYLKEVTKRDYATEAEWRNWIWRSEGDLFMNGAYFVQSGQPNLKTRPNDEYMIHAMPGARATKMTRYAGALDCFPGQKC
- the LOC110653892 gene encoding FACT complex subunit SSRP1 produces the protein MTDGHLFNNISLGGRGGTNPGQLKLHSGGILWKKLGGGKAVEVDKADVIGVTWMKVPRTNQLGVRIKDGLYYKFTGFRDQDLSNLFNFFQSNCGIAPEEKQLSVSGRNWGDVDLNGNMLTFLVGSKQAFEVSLADVSQMQLQGKNDVILEFHVDDTTGANEKDSLMEMSFHIPGNNTQFVGDENRPPAQVFRDKILSMADVDPGGEEAVVTFDGVAILTPRGRYNVELHLSFLRLQGQANDFKIQYSSVVRLFLLPKSNQPHTFVIVSLDPPIRKGQTLYPHIVLQFDTDNVVQNTLSINEDILNTKYKDKLEASYKGLIHDVFTTILRGLSGAKVTKPGKFRSCQDGYAVKSSLKAEDGLLYPLEKSFFFLPKPPTLILHEEIDYVEFERHAAGGSNMHYFDLLIRLKTEQEHLFRNIQRNEYHNLFDFISGKGLKIMNLGDMQTTNGVAAVLQNEDDDAVDPHLERIRNEAGDESDEEDEDFVADKDDEGSPTDDSGEEESDASESGLEKKKPMKKESTKEPSSSKGASKRRSKDGNEDASKKKKQKKKKDPNAPKKAMSGFMFFSQMERENVKRNNPGIAFGEVGKVLGDRWKQLSAEEKEPYEAKARADKKRYNDEVSGYRNPQSVNVDSGNESDRA